Part of the Sorghum bicolor cultivar BTx623 chromosome 1, Sorghum_bicolor_NCBIv3, whole genome shotgun sequence genome, gaatactACTTTCAGCCATGATTTTTCAGCAAAACAAACATATGACTTTTTAGCTAAACGAATAAGCTTGAAAATTGTTTAGAACTATCCAACACAGTGCACTGGTGTGTACTCACTCCATCCCTAAAAAAAAGTTGTTTACAGGGATTATGCTAGGTAAACTTTCTCAACTTTAATTAGGTTTGTAAAAaaatacatgcaatatttatatctccagataaatttattataaaagtatattcaacgatctatctaaaaaaattaattaactatgtaccataaatattaatattttattaaatatatttgGTCAACGCTAAAAATTATTAATTTTTGGGAAGTGAGAAAAACTCGTTTTtagggatagagggagtattttGAGATGAGGTTGAAACTGACACTACTCTCACATCTCATAGCTGAGCTGGGTATATCTCGGCTTTCGGCCATGGGAACAACATTTTGGGCTCAATTGATTGATGGGTTTTGGGTGGATCCAATATCGAGAAAaattcctttctttttttttaactgaGAGGAGGGGAGACCGGGTTAGATCAAAACTAGGGCCGTTTTCCAACTTGGGCTAGGCACAAACGGAGTCGGACAAATCAAATCACAAGAAGTTGGGCCCATAAAGGTTTGCTTAGCTAGTTCTAATGCGGCCCAACTTATTCAATTCCAGGCCGAATCGATCATCGTGGGCTTTCCTTTCAAAAACTCGGCAGTTGGGCAATATCCATGCCATGCGCATTCGCTctgtctcaaaaaaaaaaaaaaaacaatcacACActcttcggccttgtttagtttccaaaaatttccaagattccccgtcacaacgaatctttaaacgtatgcatgaaacattaaatataaataaaaataaaaactaattgtacagtttgcctgtaatttatgagaggaatcttttgagcctagttagtccatgattgaacaatatttttcaaatacaaacgaaagtgctacagtagccaaaggcAAAAATtttcgcaaactaaacaaggccttcgctcccccccccaccccccaccCTTTCATCACACACTCttcattttcaaaagataactaCGTCACCACTCTCGTAAATGTGAAAAACTACTACAACGTCACATCTGGGGTCGGGCATATGTCTCCACATCACCAACAAGAAAACTTTCCAAGTTCGTTGGTTCTTTAAAAAAGTAGCTTTCACTCATTTTGCAACTTCGCATAAAGCCGGACGCGACACATGCACTGCGACCCCACAGAGACATATGTAGGCTTGGATGTCATACGAAACAAAGAGGCAATGAGATAGAGTCCAACGGGTGTAAGGACAGCTTCAATGATAATTTATGAGCTAACTTAAATATATCTGTCTCACattttaataaaaatagaaaagaaaagttAGACCTTGATAAGAGCTAGTCTCGTACATATATTTTAAGATTATACAAGAATACCAGAGAGTCTGTAGGGTGTCTATGGACTATTTTGAGATGTTATTACGTTTTTCCTCTACAGTGGATTTCAACGTAGATAGATTGATGAGGTGCTCACGAGTGGAGTCGTCGCTCCATGACCGTGAGGCAGCGACACTAAAACTAATGCTCATGCGATGTGCAGGAGCTAGGCGCTCGCTTTGAGCCTAACACAACGACCTCAACAGACAATTTAAGCACccttaaaatgatttttccATTGTAGATTGAGCTCCAGTAGAGATGTTTGTTGACACATTTTTTCCCTCCCCTTCTAAACACCTCCATATTAGCCAGTCCACATGGCTTTATAAGCCATATACCAAAAACTACTTCATCCATTATTTCGAGAAGTCAAATAATATAAATTTCAACTAAATTTATATTAACATtcattatatataaaaaatatcattatattatttattataataTTAGTTAAATTTAAGCTAGTTTGACTAGCGTGGAcctaataattatttttatttgtagAAAGTATTTTGTCAGTGAATTATAGTACGATTGGACATAACACCTAGCTTAGGCCATCAGCCAAGGCCTTGCTTAGTTTAttataaattttacaaaatttttcacattcctcgtcatatcaaatcttgtgacatatacatagaacattaaatatagatttaaaaTCAATAACtataacatttttttaaaatctagttagtacataattaaataatatgaaatatttatcaaatacaaataaaaatactataatatccattttttaaaaaaaagttacAACTAAGATCTtgtttagataaaaaagattttggatttcgctattgtagcactttcgtttgtttattgtaaatattgtctaatcatggactaattaggatcaaaagattcgacaatttacaaataaattgtgtaattagtttttatttttgtttatatttaatactttgtgTATACGTTGAAAGATTCGATGTTACaaagaattttgaaatttttttagtttttgggtcaACGCATAAACAATAACGACGCGTAACGTGAGTGCGTCGTGAAATCGTGATACCGTACATCCGCAGGTTGGCACCAATGTGACGAGACTCTGCACAGGAGGTTTCGCCGCAGACCGGCGTCAGCTGTCAGTTGTCACACTCATACACGAAAACCGCACGTGCCGTTGACCGTCGCCATTTCCCTCTTGGCCCAAACAGCCACCAACCACAACCAGGCTCCCCTCCCTGTACCGCGCCCCATACACCCGCGCCCGCTGACACTCCTCCCCGCCAACCACCCTTCGCGTCGCCCACGACTCGTCGTACACCCGGTCCTCCCTCCTTCGCTGAGCTCGTCgttcccctccccctccccccccgATCGCGCAGCTACTGCCAAACCCTAGCGTCGAATTCCCCGCCGAACCGACGATTCCAAGTAAGTTCTGCTCCCCCTTGCGCTCCATTCTGCCCCAATTTGTTCGGGACCGTGCTGGTTCGTTTAGATCTGAGCATCCGGGCTTGCATCGTTAGGGTTCCGACCGGGGCGAGCGCCGGGGCCGCATTCCGGGAGCGGGTGATGGCGACCTGCCGCAAGATGGCGCGCGTCGACGTCGCCGAGCTGAAGCAGCGCCTGGTGAAGCGGCTGGGCCGGGAGCGGGCGGCCAAGTACTTCGCGCACCTCACCAGGCTGCTGAATCTGAAGCTCACCAAGGTGGAGTTCGACAGGCTCTGCGTCGCCACCATCGGCAAGGACAACATCGCGCTGCACAACGCGCTCATTAGGGGCATCATAGGCAATGCTCTGTCGGGGGTGCCTCCGCCCAGTCGGCAGGCGGTGACGGGGCAGTCAGGCACCACCACCGCCCCGAGCGGGCAGTGCGTGAGCGTCGTGCTGCCGGTGGTGGGGAATGTGGGGGCAGTGCTTGATTCAGGTGATGGTGAACTGGCGAGGGAGCGGGGGGCGCCAGTCGGGAAGGTGGTGTCTGTGGAAGATGGGGAGGAGGTGGAGCAGGTCAGGTCTGCTCCGTGCGTCCAGAGCCGGAGCCCGATAACAACGCCATTGGGGATTTCAGTTGCTGGGGGCAGTGCTATGAGGGTAAGGAGGAGGTTGGATGATCCAGTGGCGTCATGCTATGATTCTGGACATTTGCTGGATACGAGTTCTCTGTGCGAGGGTTTGCAGCGGCGGCTGCACAGCAACGGCACTGGAGTGACGGTGCAAGCCATCGATGCTTTGAATCGTGGATTAGATGAGTTTTTGCGACGGTTGATTAAACCGGGTGTGGATTTGTCGAGGGTAAGAGCCAGCAGTAGAAGAAATAGCAAAGCTAATGAAAGGTTTGCTGGTAGAATGAATTCGTTGCAACAATCAAATCAGGGTCAGTGTACAACGTTGCAAGATTTTGCAGTTGCTGTGCAATCTGATCCACGTTTGCTTGGTCCAAATTGGCCCACACAAATCGAGAAGATACAGTCAATGTCCTTTGGAGGAGAATGATACACAGTAGCCTGTTATAGCTGATGAACTTCTCTAAAGGGGATGTTGTTTGCTGGCATTGAAGTAAATGAAGCAGCAGACCAACAACAGGGCTACAAAATCTGAGTATTGCAGTACTCACAAGCAAGAAATACCAAGGCCCAACAAGTGAACAAAGGGAGGTGCAATGGACAGTGCAGCATAAATTCTTTTGGAATATATAGCCTGTTGATAATAAATCGAAGAATCAACAAGGTTGGCTGAGGTCCAGGTCAAGCTGAGTAACTCATTGGCAAACATACCCTCAGCTCTTGACACGAAAAGCATGTTCTGATATTACTTTTAGAGATTTGTTGTGATGTTGTAATAGAGAATTTCCCCCTTATTACAGACTTAAATGGAATCATTTTTCGCAGTGCTCATAAATGATGCCTTCAATGGGTCATTGCTCCTGTACATTGTATTCAGATTGTGGCAACTACTGCTCGcaattaagaaaaaaaatttaACCCTGTTGAATAAATATATAAGCTTTTTTTGCTCAAGGACTTCAAATTCTCTCCTATGACTGGAATGTAAATGCTTTTGTTGTGCTTGTTTTCTTCTACAGTTCTTatccttttttccttttataaaATCTCACAGTGGGGGTTCCCCTGCTGTATTTTATGCTAAAAAAAATGTAAATGTTCTAAACATGCACTCATCCAACTGAGTTACAGTTGCCAGGATTATGATATGTAATTTTCTAACCGAATCAATTCTGTGGTCCTCTGGACTGTTGATTACTTGATTTCACTCTCCTATTACTGTAGTTTCTTTTATTCTAGCATAGAAGAATTTCATATTCTGTTTTGGAATTTGTTTGCTTGAATACACTATGCACCTTGTTCTAGCATCCATGAACTGCACAACAGTTATTCAAATGTTTATTTGGTAACATTTTTTTAATGTTTCCTTGGAGTAGGTATTCTTCGTTGTGAATTTTTCAGCACCTGGTACCATAAAAAGATTGCATCAGTTGTTTCAGGAACAAATGTCTCAGTTGAGTAATTTGGGTTTATCC contains:
- the LOC8086197 gene encoding uncharacterized protein LOC8086197 — translated: MATCRKMARVDVAELKQRLVKRLGRERAAKYFAHLTRLLNLKLTKVEFDRLCVATIGKDNIALHNALIRGIIGNALSGVPPPSRQAVTGQSGTTTAPSGQCVSVVLPVVGNVGAVLDSGDGELARERGAPVGKVVSVEDGEEVEQVRSAPCVQSRSPITTPLGISVAGGSAMRVRRRLDDPVASCYDSGHLLDTSSLCEGLQRRLHSNGTGVTVQAIDALNRGLDEFLRRLIKPGVDLSRVRASSRRNSKANERFAGRMNSLQQSNQGQCTTLQDFAVAVQSDPRLLGPNWPTQIEKIQSMSFGGE